One uncultured Fibrobacter sp. DNA window includes the following coding sequences:
- a CDS encoding M48 family metallopeptidase has translation MKYVGIQTQIWRNNRNTVILLFLFPVILLAMVLMVIAGLDLCGVFCYSENPYSHLCVDNLSTDVLHWPLIWAFFVDALPYALGVTAVWFIIAYFANTAIIRKATGARPLERKENLRVYNIVENLCIAGNIYMPKINIIDDPGMNAFASGIDDKSYTVTLTTGIIDALDDDELAAVVAHELTHIKNRDTRLLVVCIVFVGIFSTLMTISVKILANIGRVVAVGRGRRNKGGGGILIVVAAALLLLICSSVAFFFGTLTRLAISRRREYVADAGGAELCGNPVALASALRKISSAPGLGQVRREDVAQLYIVHPDEEDDGGLTGLVAKVNLVFCTHPDTPERIRLLEQF, from the coding sequence ATGAAATACGTCGGTATCCAGACCCAGATTTGGCGAAACAACCGGAACACGGTCATTTTGTTGTTCCTGTTCCCGGTCATTTTACTTGCGATGGTGTTGATGGTCATTGCGGGGCTTGATCTCTGTGGTGTATTTTGTTATTCGGAGAATCCGTATTCCCACCTGTGTGTCGACAATCTCTCGACCGATGTGTTGCATTGGCCGCTGATTTGGGCGTTTTTTGTGGATGCGCTGCCTTATGCGCTTGGCGTGACTGCCGTGTGGTTTATTATCGCGTATTTTGCGAATACGGCGATTATCCGCAAAGCCACGGGTGCCCGCCCCTTGGAACGCAAGGAGAACTTGCGTGTCTATAATATTGTCGAGAACCTTTGCATAGCGGGCAATATCTACATGCCCAAAATCAACATCATCGACGATCCGGGCATGAACGCCTTTGCGAGCGGAATCGATGACAAGTCTTATACGGTTACGCTCACGACGGGGATTATCGATGCTCTGGACGACGATGAACTCGCTGCCGTAGTCGCTCACGAGCTCACCCACATAAAGAACCGCGATACGCGCTTGCTGGTGGTGTGCATTGTGTTTGTCGGGATATTCTCGACGCTCATGACCATTTCTGTGAAGATACTTGCGAATATAGGGCGTGTGGTGGCTGTGGGTCGCGGTCGTCGCAACAAGGGGGGTGGCGGCATCTTGATTGTTGTCGCTGCCGCGCTGCTTTTGCTCATATGTTCATCTGTCGCGTTCTTCTTTGGCACGCTCACGAGGCTTGCCATTTCTCGCCGCCGTGAATATGTGGCCGACGCCGGTGGGGCGGAACTCTGTGGCAATCCCGTGGCACTTGCCTCTGCCTTGCGGAAGATATCTTCTGCGCCGGGCCTTGGCCAGGTAAGGCGCGAAGACGTGGCGCAACTCTATATAGTCCATCCCGACGAAGAAGACGATGGCGGGCTTACGGGCCTTGTCGCGAAGGTGAACCTGGTGTTCTGTACACACCCGGACACTCCCGAACGCATCAGACTGCTGGAGCAGTTTTAA
- a CDS encoding LemA family protein produces MTVGIVVAVVVVILIVLAISMYNGLVKLRNNRENAFSNIEVQLKQRYDLVPQLVNTVQGYATHEKETLERVTAARAAAMGARTVDEKVAADKALTGALAGLKVSLEAYPELKANQGFLQLQTELADIENKLSAARRFFNSATREFNNACEVFPSNIIAGMFHFSRAPMYEASEGRETLNKAPEVKF; encoded by the coding sequence ATGACAGTAGGAATTGTTGTCGCTGTCGTTGTAGTCATTCTGATTGTATTGGCCATTTCTATGTACAATGGTCTCGTGAAGCTCCGCAACAACCGCGAGAACGCGTTTTCGAACATCGAAGTGCAGCTCAAACAGCGTTACGACCTGGTGCCGCAGCTGGTGAATACGGTCCAGGGTTACGCGACCCACGAAAAGGAAACTCTTGAAAGGGTGACTGCTGCCCGTGCCGCCGCGATGGGGGCAAGAACGGTCGACGAAAAGGTCGCTGCCGACAAGGCGCTGACCGGTGCGCTTGCCGGGCTCAAGGTCTCGCTGGAGGCTTACCCGGAACTCAAGGCGAACCAAGGCTTCTTGCAGTTGCAGACAGAACTTGCCGACATTGAGAACAAGCTTTCCGCTGCCCGCCGCTTCTTCAATTCCGCGACGCGCGAATTCAACAACGCCTGCGAAGTGTTCCCCTCCAACATTATCGCCGGGATGTTCCATTTCAGCCGCGCTCCCATGTACGAGGCCAGCGAAGGCCGCGAGACCCTGAACAAAGCCCCCGAGGTGAAGTTTTAG